Genomic window (Fimbriimonadaceae bacterium):
GCAGATAACCGGCCAATTGTTCCTTTGTTTCGGCGAAGGGCCCGTCGGTGGTCGTCACCTTCCCGTTGCGGACCCGAACCGTCGTGGCCGTGTCCACCGGGTGCAATGGCGAGGCAGACAACATCTCACCCTGCTTCGTCAGGGCCTCACAATACGCCATCGACTCGTCGGACAACGCGACGCGCTCGGCCTGCGACATCGCGTGCAGATGCTTTTCTTCCATATAGACCAAACAGAGGTATTTCATCCTCTCCTCCTGCTCAGGGATTACAGACTGGAGCGGTTTCTAGTCCTTGCGTTGCAGCGGCTCCTACAAGGCAAACACATTGCCCTCCGTGTCCTTGCAGACGGCGAAGGAGCCCATGCCCGGCACCTCGGTCTTCGGTGTGCATACCGCCCCATCGAGTTTCTGCACCTTCGCGGCCGCCCGGCTGACCGAAGGCACCGCCACATAGTTGGTGATGCCCTGCCCCGGGTACATGCGCGGCATCAACCCGCCGTCAGGCGAGGCATCCTTCCCCCCGGTGATCGACCTGTCACGCTCCCCTTCACACACTCACCGGTTTCACAAGATAGTCGTCGGCTACGACCAAATTCGACAAGGCTTGATTATGTTTCGATACTCCACCTGATTCCTCGATTGTTCAACTGGTTAGGCAAGCGATCGCCTGCTTAGGAGCCCTGGCCAGAGACTTCCAGCAGCCGGCGCTCAAGAAATCGCCGTTCCGGCTCCTGCCGGGTGAGACCGAGCGCCTGCTCATAGGCACGACGTGCGTCGTCCGTCCGTCCTAACCGGCGACAGAGGTCCGCGCGCGCCGCATGGGCTAGGTGATAGGTCTGCAGTTCCCCTCGCGCGAACAGGTCATCGATCAACCTCAGCCCCGCTTCCGGGCCGTGAAGCATCGCCACGGCGACCGCACGATTCAGTTCCACCACCGGCGATGGTTCAGCTTTGAGCAGCAAATCGTAGAGATCGACGATGCGGCGCCAGTCGGTCGCAGCCGCGCTGGCCGCCTGCGCATGGATAGAGGCGATCGCCGATTGAATCGCATAGGGGCCGACCTCCCCCATCGAGAACGCCCGCTGCACGAATGCGGCCCCCTCCGTAATGAAATCCCTGTTCCAACGTGTTCGATCCTGATCTTCGAGCAGAATCACGTCGCCGGATTCCGAGACGCGCGCGTCGCGCCGCGAATCCTGCAACAGCAGGAGCGCAAGCAATCCGATCGTTTCCGGGTCTGGGAGGAGTTGCACCAGGACACGAGCGAGACGAATGGCTTCTCCGGACAGATCATGGCGGGTGACGGCGTCCCCGGACGAGGCGGAATAGCCTTCGTTGAACACGAGGTAGACGACGCGCAGGACCGCGTCCACTCGCCCGGGCAACTCCTCTTGCGGCGGCACGTCATAGGGGATA
Coding sequences:
- a CDS encoding YciI family protein, giving the protein MKYLCLVYMEEKHLHAMSQAERVALSDESMAYCEALTKQGEMLSASPLHPVDTATTVRVRNGKVTTTDGPFAETKEQLAGYL
- a CDS encoding RNA polymerase sigma factor → MSEESSTSLRAAVEELYRTQSRQVLATLIRLLGDFDAAEEALHEAFTVAVEQWEREGIPANPRAWLVSTGRFKAIDGMRRRARFDASLEELARQLETATISLDAESLDEHSVEDDRLRLIFICCHPALTPEAQIAMTMREVCGLTTEEIARAFLTKPATIAQRIVRAKAKIRDAHIPYDVPPQEELPGRVDAVLRVVYLVFNEGYSASSGDAVTRHDLSGEAIRLARVLVQLLPDPETIGLLALLLLQDSRRDARVSESGDVILLEDQDRTRWNRDFITEGAAFVQRAFSMGEVGPYAIQSAIASIHAQAASAAATDWRRIVDLYDLLLKAEPSPVVELNRAVAVAMLHGPEAGLRLIDDLFARGELQTYHLAHAARADLCRRLGRTDDARRAYEQALGLTRQEPERRFLERRLLEVSGQGS